In one Silene latifolia isolate original U9 population chromosome 10, ASM4854445v1, whole genome shotgun sequence genomic region, the following are encoded:
- the LOC141605969 gene encoding protein PGR, translating to MERVLMQPLTAILISFLIAIRAYRKKSLNLSGALSGFLVMSIHLAANLRFGALLLVFFFSSSKLTKIGAEKKRKSDVEYKDGGQRNWLQVLCNSVVAAVLVATIWKLVRWDDKCLDSKESSLITALAGGIIGHYCCCNGDTWSSEIGVLSEAQPRLITTLKPVRKGTNGGVTRTGLLAAAAGGGVIGLTFVVLGFVTATCSTDIALKQLLVIPLSVLSGLGGSVIDSLLGATLQFSGFCSVRNKVVGKPGPTVKRISGLSILDNNAVNFVSIIITSLLTSVACVYIF from the exons ATGGAAAGAGTTTTGATGCAACCATTAACTGccattttaatttcatttctaatTGCAATTAGAGCATACAGGAAAAAATCCCTTAATTTATCAGGAGCACTTTCTGGGTTTCTTGTCATGTCCATACATCTTGCTGCCAATCTCAG GTTTGGAGCTCTATTGCTGGTGTTTTTCTTCAGTTCATCAAAGTTGACTAAAATTGGGGCAGAAAAGAAACGTAAATCTGACGTTGAGTACAAGGATGGTGGACAAAGAAACTG GTTACAAGTTTTATGCAACAGTGTTGTTGCTGCTGTTTTGGTTGCAACTATCTGGAAGTTGGTAAGATGGGACGACAAATGTTTAGATTCCAAAGAATCTTCTCTTATTACTGCACTCGCAGGAGGCATAATCGGTCACTATTGCTGTTGTAATGGAGACACTTGGTCTTCCGAAATTGGCGTACTTAGTGAAGCTCAGCCTCGACTCATCACAACCCTTAAG CCTGTCCGAAAGGGTACAAATGGTGGGGTAACAAGAACCGGGCTCTTAGCAGCTGCAGCAGGAGGCGGTGTAATTGGCTTGACATTCGTTGTCCTTGGATTTGTTACGGCAACATGTTCTACTGACATAGCTTTAAAGCAGTTACTGGTAATTCCCCTTTCTGTCCTATCGGGACTTGGTGGCAGCGTGATAGATTCTTTATTGGGAGCAACTCTGCAATTCAGCGGTTTTTGCTCAGTTCGTAATAAG GTTGTCGGGAAACCGGGGCCAACTGTGAAAAGAATCTCAGGCCTTAGTATACTCGACAACAACGCCGTCAATTTCGTCTCAATAATTATTACAAGTCTTCTAACGTCGGTGGCTTGTGTGTACATTTTCTAA